The genomic interval TGGTTGTACAGCCTGTATTGGATATAACCTGCCGCCTGGCTGCTATCAGCGCTTTTCAGGGCATATAGATTTAAAGGCCCTACTGCGTTGATAAACCTGAATTGGCCCACCAGTACCCAGTCAGTCCCCAGGTTGTCGACTTTAATAGTATGCTGTCCAGCACTGACAGGCACCGTATAGATACCGTCTTTCTGAGCCACCTGGTCAAGCAGTTGTACGCCATCCACATAGATATTAACGTTACCGCCATGAGGGCTGACATCTGCCGCTATCACGCTAAAGCTTCCGTTCTGCAGGTAATTGACATGAAAGGTGGGGGGTCTGCGCAAAGTACTGTTGTTTGTTACGCCCCAAACAAACTGTGAAAGCTCGCTTAGCCCCGGCGTCAGCTCGCCTTCATTATCCAATGTGAAGTCAAGAACAGGCGGAGGATTGTTGGGATTGCCCGCATCCACAGGCCACATTCCTTCGGGTTTGATGGTCAGGTCGGCCGGAGCTGTATTATAGTACGTCGGGGACGCTTTCTGATAATTACCGCTCACAAAAGGCACGATATCCTTAAACGCAGCCAGCCTTGAAAAGTGCGGATACAGGTTTTGGTCGTCCACCCAGTGTTCCCACCAGGGTATAGCACTGCCCATGGCGCCACTTAGCAGGGTTGCCCACATTGCATTGTGCATGCTGACGCCGTTCGGATCCACTAATTTCTCATCAGTAGCAATCACTGTCATGCCAAACTCGCCGTCCAGTACCGGTTTTGAATAGGTACTGAGACGTTGTTGATTCAGGTTGGCGAGCAGGCGTGGCATACGTGGATCCTGCTTGTACTTATGCACCTGCGTAAAATCGATACTGGTACTACGCCAGGTACCATCGCCATACTTCTCATCACCAAAGGATGTCGTAACAAGATGGTAAGGGTCGATCGATTTCAGATAGGCAGCCATTTCGTTATGCCATTGATCAATGACAGCCGAGTTGTCAAACTGTATAGTGTCGTCGGGCTTACTCTTATAGTAGGGTGTGTTGTCCACTTCATTGAACAATTCCCAGCTTTGCAGGCTGCCTGCATATCCCCATCGTGCTACCAGGTAGCGCAGGCGGTTTTTGAAGATCTCTTTCGCGGTACTGTTACTAAAGAATGACAATGGATCATCGCAGGGACCACCCTGTGCTACATTGTATGGATTGTTTTGCCACTCATCGCCTGCTACGAACTGGTTATGATAGTTGATGCAAAGCATAATGGCATAACCGTTGGTTTGTCCGCGGGTGAGCAGGTAGTCGATCTGCTTGGCAGCTGTTTGCTTGTACTTTTTCAGCTTGTCAAATCCCGTTATACCTCCAACGTTGGTCCATTCCAGGGCCACTCCCCAGGTAGCCATCCAGATGCGGACAAAGTTGACACCTGTAGGCTCCAGCTTATTGAGATGATAGTTATAATTAACAATAACATCACCATCGGGGAAGGCCAGATTTTCTCCCACGGGGATGTATTGTGCACCGCTATCCCATTGGAGATAACTGGTGTTGGTCTTACGAATGTATCCCTTGCCGGTAGCTGACACACCGGAGCAGTTGAAGGAATATACAGGACTTGTGGCAGGGGCTCCGCCTTGCAGCCTGCCGGAGAGAACATACGTCCACGCACCTTCTTCATCCGGCGTAAAACGTACACGGAATGCGGCCGGGCCATTGATGGAAAGATCGCCGGTAGATGGATTGAGGTTGTAATCCTGCATCCAGAAAGCATCCACCGTTCGCTGCACACCTCCGGGGGAGGTAAAGGTAGCCTGCACGGCAATGTCTGTGTAATCGTAAGGGTTGGTGTAAGTAGCACTGAGGTCAATAACGGCCTCAAACAGATCCCATTTGGCCACGGTGGCCTGGGTTGGGCTAACGCCATTAAATGTAACTGGCATGATAGAAAATTAAAGTGATCAATAATAAATATGGTACCTGACTTGTGCGGGATGTCTCGTCATGACGGGTTACAAATTTGATGGGATCATCCTGGCACTTTTTTGTAAAAATGTAAACGTTGGAAAAGGGTTTAATTAAGGAGACGGTTATTCAATATTTCCATTTTTAAAATCTCTGTTTGGGGTTACAACAAATCGAAAATACTAATTTTTTTAGTAGAAAAAAAGTTTCTGAAAAATTAAGTCTGGAGCTAACTGAGCCGTAGTATTAAATGAAATTCACACTCAATCCGGTTAGAAAATAGACGAAGACTAAAATGAAAAAAGGAGGATGTATATAAACGAGCCGTTTTAGGCGCCTGAAAGGAATTACGCATAGACAAACTCAGCTCGTAAGTTTGATCGTACTGTTGAGGCTAAAAATGGCGGCAAATTGAAAGCAACGCAAGAGATCCTACCAGGCAGGTGGTGATGTAGTTTGCAAGTGGGATATTGGGGACATCAATAAGATTTTACTCTTCTTTAGGCCAATTCTTTCATGATATACTTCAGCATATCGAATGGCCCATAGGGCTCCCATTTCGCATTCAGGATAAATTCTTCTGCCAGGGAAATAAACTCCTCCCGCCTATTCCATCTGTATCTGTTATTCCTGTTCAGGATAATAAAGTTAAATGCAGCCAAAGGTTCATTCAGATCTGATGTCAACATACCAAGCGCCAACATGTCGCCAGGGTGAGTAATCAGGTTCCCATCAACAATACACCTCGCTTTAGCACCGCCTGTTACGTTATCAAGTTGCTCTATTTGATAGAACAGGCTATCCTTTAGCGGATGCCCGTCCAGACAGGCAACGTGCATACCGGCATCGCTGAATACAAAGAGGGGGTCTTTGGTATTACTTGTCAAGGGCGGAGCTGCCGTAATTTCGTCAACACAATTCAGCTTTTGTCCGCACAATACGCATTTGCTTAATCCTTCAAAAATGATTGCCATCTGGGAACTACATTAAGAGACTCCGGATTTGCGCTGAAGCCCTGTTAGTTGAAATAAATATCAATGTAGTCTGTAACGTTATTGCCCTCACAGTTCTCCATTTCCTGCAGTCGCCAGTACTTTCTCGCACCTTTGGCGAGGAAATGATAGGTACCGGTCCTTTCGCATACATTCCCTTCATTAATGCTTTCGTACAGGCTCATAATCGTACCGGTGAATATCAGTTCAGTGGCAGAAGCAACTTTCAAGGTGCCGTCAATCGTTACAAAACTGTTGCTTTGTGCATCACGCTGTTCTCCTTTGATGGTGTAGGTGTTCTTGTTCTTTTTGCGGATCTGTACCTTACCAGGCTTGTCCCAGCTGATCCATTGGAGGGTGAAATTATGCGTGCCTTCACGGAGCGTGGGGGTGGTTTTCTTCTGGGCATAGGAGCTGTGAGTACAGATCAGGATAAAGATGAGACACAGCCAGGCGGATATTCTTTTCATGTTTGAATGAATCATTTTAGCGGCCAAATTTAGACAAATTAATAGTTCCCAACTATATCCGATCAGGCTCCGCTACCAACGGTGTACCAATGGCCTTAACTTACGTTCAACTTACGTCTTGAACGTAAGTTGAACGTAAGTTAAGGCCATTGGTACTATAGTGGTACCGAACTGCTAATGAATCAATACATGGTTTCAGAAATAGCTGTGTAAAGCTTAATTTGCGCAGCTGTAAAGTACACAATGAATTTACAATTACCTGTAATGTCAATCCTGAAACTCCGCACAAAAACTGTAAAGTTTTTCTGTATGCCTTATCGTGGTATAGGTTACACTTTTGTTGATATAACCCGTTTGAATTTCACACTATTAAACGATAATCCTGAAAAGGTTGTTTTTTCTGGATTTTAGTCCCGGATCGTGTTGACAGTATCCGTCTTGATTGTCTTATCCTGGTATAGGTTTACACTTTTGGTGAGATAATCCGTTTGAATTTTACAATATTAAAAGATAATCCTAAAAAGGTTGTTTTCTTTAGATTTTAGTCCTGGATCAGGTTGACAGTATCTGCTGTTAATCCTGATTTTGGACCATCTTTTTTCTTGGTTCGCCATCTCCTTACTAATTCCCCTTGTTTTGTATGTGCCTGATTCGGAGTCAGATAGTCGCAGCTTGTATGAGGCCTTTGTTCATTGTAGATGCGGATAGTCTCTGCTACTATAGCAGCCGCGGCTTCATAGTTTTTAAATAACCGGTCCAGGCCAAATTCTAACTTTAATATTCCATTTACTCGCTCAGCAATGGCATTTTCATACGGGTTGCCCTTCTCGGCCATACTAATGCCGACGTGACTATCATTAAGTAATTCTATGTAGTTTTTACTACAATATTGTGACCCTCTGTCAGAGTGGTGAATCAGGCTATATTTGATGGGATTCTTTATATCCGATAAAGCCATTTTTAAGGCCTCAATAGGCCCTTCGGCCTCCAGTGATGGATGTAAGCAATAACCGACGATTTTTCTTGAATAAGCATCAGTTATCAGGCTCAAATAACAGAACCGGGAGCCTACCAAAGGAAGGTAAGTAATATCACTAACCCACACCTGGTTAGCCTGACTAAGCTTCAGCTCTTTAATCAGATTAGGATATTTTTTGAAGGGATGATTAGAATCGGTAGTCCGTATTTTCTTACGTTTTCTTTTACGGACAAGCATTCCATTTTCAGCCAACAGATTGAAAAATCGATCCCTGCCTAATTTAATTTTATGATGTTGAAGAGTTTGTGAAAGCATTCTATGAAGTTTTCTGGCGCCCAGTCGCTTTTGTGAAGCTCTGATTTGCTCCGCTTTGTCAAGAACGATGGCCATTTCCAGGCCAAATTGATGATCGCTGTTTTTCCGCTTATAAAAAGCTTGTCTGCTTTTACCAAACAGTCCGCAAACATTACCCAAATCCTTGTCCGGATAATGTTCTTTTACTCTGCAGACGGCTTGGTACCAGGCTTTTTTTGGATCTCAATATTAAATTGTTCTTCAGCAACTTCGATCATTGTCTGAAAAGCAAATGCCTTTAAATTGGCATGTTCCAGCTTTTTACGGAGTTCTTCATTTTGCTTTCTTAAAGCATCAAACTCCTTTTTTTCCTGTTCTGTCATGGCCGTAGATATTATGGGTTTTTCCAAAGTCGTTTGCCTAAGTTCGGAAGAAAAAAGAGAGTACCAATAAGCTATTTGTGGTTTAGTGATCTTATAACGAGCTGCGACCTGGCTCATGCTTTGGTCTCCGGCCATGTAATCGGCTACGACTTTGTTCATGAACGACTGCTCATATTGGAACTGTGGTCCCAGGCGTCCCTTGCGTCCACCTTTGTTCTGATTGTTTGAATTTTGCATGTTTTACACTTTTTAAGGTGTAAACCTATTTCAGGACCTGACAGATACCGCTTTGATACCGCTAATCTTACGTTAATCTTACGTTCATGGACGTAAGATTAACGTAAGATTAGCGGTATCAAAGCGGTATCAAGACGGGTCTAAAACAGGGTCATGACATACCTGAGATCCGGTCGAGATTCGCTCAAGGTAGCCTCATCCTCCCTTAATCTTCCGTTCCTGAACGGAAGATTAAGGGAGGATGAGGCTACCTTGAGCGAACCTGTACCGAACCTCTGCTAAAGTTTAAGCACCTATTGCCTCATGAAAAGCCAGGTTCCCCTGTTGAGACCTTTAGATGAAACACGCATTCAATATAATGTAAATCAATATCTTAAACCACATTAAGAGGCAGCAAAAATGCGTATTTCCCGCATGTCTTTTCTACTTAGCTTTGTGATATGATCAGAAAAAAAAGTGCAATGACCGGGCGGAAAAAAGCGCTATAATTCTCCCGGAGTGATGAATGGCTACAAGTTCTTTGACATAAAAAAAGACCTCCTGAAATGGACGGCTTTTGCGCATTTTACGGCACCAGGATCTCGATCCAGGGATTCATTAACGTATAGGGTCTTACCGGTGGTCCGGCCACAGTATTATGCGCCCGGATGGCGTCTATTGCTGTGTCACGGTCCTGCGAACCGCCGGGGATAAACTCATGCTCGCCTGCCGCATTGACGACCAGCGCCCAATATTGGTAATGAGATAGCGTCAGGTACACACGGCTGTTGATATAATCCAAAACAACTTTAATATTATGAATGTGAGCGGTACCAGCTCCTGTGTATTCCGCAAATCCTACCGGCGCTGTTGGGGCGCCTGCGCCTCCTGCGGCCGTACCGGAACCTGTTCTGGATGTAGCGGTGTAATGTGCATGCAATGCGGCTGCTCCGGCAGGAATAGCCGCTGCCGTCGCCGGCGTGGCTCCAGCCCGGCCGTTACCAGGCAGGAGACCTGTAGAATCTTCATGCCAGCTCCTCAATGTTCCCGGCACCGTCGATGTAGCATTGCGAATACGGGCATCCAGATCGTAGGGGGTTCGCTCATCTACCATAGTTCCACCACGCAATTGATTTTTTACATCAAAGAGTAAATTCAACAGTGGTTTAGGCAAAAACTCCTTTGCATTATCCCATGACAACTGTTTGATCTGCGGTCGCGCCACTCCCGCATCGGCCGCAACACGCGGGGCTGTTTCCTGTGTTGTAGGCGCCAGCAGCGTTGCCCCGGCAGCACGGCCAAAAGCACTTTGCGCTGCGGCCTCTGTAGCCCAGTTAATGGCAGGAGATGCAGCATCTGCAGCAGCCTTCTTGACGGCCCTCGAACCTGCCGTTGCCGCATATGTAGCTGCCCATGTAGGCCTTACATTCTCATGCGCATAACCCTCAACCGGAGTTACGGAATAGGCCGTCCTGGAGTTAGGCACACTAACCGTGGCTGCTGTTCTTGTAGGTATGGGCGCTCCTCCCTTCGGAGGCGTGGCCATCACCAGCGTATGGTCG from Chitinophaga filiformis carries:
- a CDS encoding DUF5060 domain-containing protein, with product MPVTFNGVSPTQATVAKWDLFEAVIDLSATYTNPYDYTDIAVQATFTSPGGVQRTVDAFWMQDYNLNPSTGDLSINGPAAFRVRFTPDEEGAWTYVLSGRLQGGAPATSPVYSFNCSGVSATGKGYIRKTNTSYLQWDSGAQYIPVGENLAFPDGDVIVNYNYHLNKLEPTGVNFVRIWMATWGVALEWTNVGGITGFDKLKKYKQTAAKQIDYLLTRGQTNGYAIMLCINYHNQFVAGDEWQNNPYNVAQGGPCDDPLSFFSNSTAKEIFKNRLRYLVARWGYAGSLQSWELFNEVDNTPYYKSKPDDTIQFDNSAVIDQWHNEMAAYLKSIDPYHLVTTSFGDEKYGDGTWRSTSIDFTQVHKYKQDPRMPRLLANLNQQRLSTYSKPVLDGEFGMTVIATDEKLVDPNGVSMHNAMWATLLSGAMGSAIPWWEHWVDDQNLYPHFSRLAAFKDIVPFVSGNYQKASPTYYNTAPADLTIKPEGMWPVDAGNPNNPPPVLDFTLDNEGELTPGLSELSQFVWGVTNNSTLRRPPTFHVNYLQNGSFSVIAADVSPHGGNVNIYVDGVQLLDQVAQKDGIYTVPVSAGQHTIKVDNLGTDWVLVGQFRFINAVGPLNLYALKSADSSQAAGYIQYRLYNHQYFIDNNTTTPPPPVPAGAIVNMPGMSNGTYTVNFYSCAPAATTAPAQPVDTRIATTANGVLSFDLPELPWDIAFTATLSTPDALSSPVSVSPVLGWAATTAAVFTVDNSGIRPGASSLGMFVYGSQANTQYRNPPTFVVNYAQAGYFEVRTAATISVGFPRVTIYVDGVKMLDQSAVINTSYVVALTPGLHRITVDNLGGDWTQVDHYAFVPSLASGLPAPGQTAGARTVLPGYQWGSKPPVNTFTLAADGTLTPDAANLAMYVYGKPAHPEFYNPATINVSFPQDGYFKLTVASVSQNGARVSIYADGVLLTDQVAFANLSYVVVLKAGTHNITIDNLGGDWFLSDTLVFDVL
- a CDS encoding IS3 family transposase produces the protein MGNVCGLFGKSRQAFYKRKNSDHQFGLEMAIVLDKAEQIRASQKRLGARKLHRMLSQTLQHHKIKLGRDRFFNLLAENGMLVRKRKRKKIRTTDSNHPFKKYPNLIKELKLSQANQVWVSDITYLPLVGSRFCYLSLITDAYSRKIVGYCLHPSLEAEGPIEALKMALSDIKNPIKYSLIHHSDRGSQYCSKNYIELLNDSHVGISMAEKGNPYENAIAERVNGILKLEFGLDRLFKNYEAAAAIVAETIRIYNEQRPHTSCDYLTPNQAHTKQGELVRRWRTKKKDGPKSGLTADTVNLIQD